In Risungbinella massiliensis, a single window of DNA contains:
- a CDS encoding GNAT family N-acetyltransferase: MIRSLQPSDQEQTIKFLQQSSSMNLFTIGDIYQYGMQTDFQQLWGDFDSEGTLRGILLRYQDSFIPTAYGDFDMEGFAEIILQHTDQLTMLSGSQTVIDAFRSYTPLPLNWEMKRDCYFAEMTQLHEKTNFDFDDDRFSLRKIKSTEVPKLVALLDKIKEFPPRSNDLKFIQNTIETGASRCYVIEANQKFISSAQTTAENPHSAMVVAVATDPAYRGKGLASQVVSKLCGELLAEGKQPCLFFDNPAAGSIYHRLGFRDIGKWTMVQKKQNEAI, encoded by the coding sequence ATGATTCGTTCCCTACAACCATCTGATCAAGAACAGACAATAAAATTCCTGCAACAAAGTAGTTCGATGAATCTATTTACCATTGGTGATATATATCAATATGGAATGCAAACGGACTTTCAACAACTATGGGGTGACTTTGATTCAGAGGGGACCTTACGAGGGATCCTACTACGATATCAAGATAGCTTTATTCCCACTGCATATGGCGACTTTGATATGGAAGGCTTTGCCGAAATTATTTTACAGCATACTGATCAACTTACAATGCTAAGCGGAAGTCAAACAGTGATTGATGCGTTTCGTTCTTATACACCCCTTCCATTGAATTGGGAAATGAAACGAGACTGCTACTTCGCAGAAATGACCCAGTTGCATGAGAAAACTAATTTTGATTTTGATGATGATCGTTTTTCTTTGCGTAAGATCAAAAGTACGGAAGTGCCAAAGTTAGTAGCATTATTGGATAAAATCAAGGAATTCCCCCCCCGATCAAACGACTTAAAATTCATCCAGAATACCATCGAAACAGGCGCAAGTCGTTGCTACGTAATAGAAGCAAACCAAAAATTTATCTCTAGCGCTCAAACTACAGCGGAAAATCCCCATTCAGCTATGGTGGTAGCCGTAGCTACTGATCCAGCTTATCGTGGAAAAGGGTTAGCGAGTCAGGTGGTATCCAAACTATGTGGCGAGTTGTTAGCGGAAGGCAAACAGCCCTGTCTCTTCTTTGACAATCCCGCAGCTGGTTCCATTTATCACCGTTTAGGCTTTCGAGATATTGGGAAGTGGACAATGGTACAAAAGAAACAGAACGAAGCAATCTAA
- a CDS encoding thioredoxin family protein — MERMTNLNQIKETIQKKPLTLLLVKTSNCGVCESVQFKMIELLKSHSHVKGIYVFNNDVPEITSEYMIFSAPTLILFIAGKEMYRVSRFVLFDELERLLQLYEEKWIT, encoded by the coding sequence ATGGAAAGAATGACGAATTTAAATCAAATCAAAGAAACTATTCAAAAAAAACCATTGACTCTTTTGTTAGTTAAAACAAGCAATTGCGGTGTATGTGAGTCTGTTCAATTTAAGATGATCGAACTATTGAAATCACACTCACATGTCAAAGGAATATATGTCTTCAATAACGATGTACCAGAAATCACATCCGAGTATATGATTTTCTCAGCTCCTACTCTCATTCTGTTTATAGCAGGAAAGGAAATGTACAGAGTTTCTCGATTTGTTCTATTTGACGAATTAGAGCGCCTACTTCAGTTATACGAAGAGAAATGGATAACGTAA
- the nikA gene encoding nickel ABC transporter substrate-binding protein, with product MKRAIFTKMFVLLLVSVLCSLLTGCTSNESTTQGNKKITLVMHFKSGKLDPHNDFAPLRSGITETLIKLDENGDLQGWLASKWEIKDEQTWVFIIRDDVTFQDGSKLDAAAVKSSFERAIQDSQSMAKALKIKSMEANGQTFTIRTTEPNPALISELVSPYTSIISVNAEKKMGKEAFNNSPVGTGPFKVKKFTPNTEILLERYDEYWGGKPKLDEAVVRFNEDPNVRSLVLQSGEADIVYSLPPESLNVIKQNPNLEIVSQSGLRAHFILFNQQKPTMQDLKIRKAIDYLVNRNSIVRDISLGNAVAANGPFNRVLPFGNKDLEAKFDIEKAESLLMEAGYQLGPDGKMSKDGKPLVLQLITYKSRAELPLISQLLQSDAAKIGVTIQIKMVENPDTYLKDNKDWDIATYSNSTSPRGDGGYFLNTALLPGGALNLGEVDHASLNEIIKQLNRTSDIAERIELSKKAVTVINKDVLHSYAIYPNLIVGMNKRVISYKPGREEYYILTHTMDVK from the coding sequence ATGAAAAGGGCTATTTTTACTAAAATGTTTGTTTTACTACTTGTTAGTGTGCTTTGTTCACTCCTGACAGGCTGTACCTCCAATGAAAGTACTACGCAAGGAAATAAAAAAATAACACTTGTTATGCATTTCAAATCTGGGAAACTAGACCCACACAATGATTTTGCACCTCTGCGATCAGGTATTACAGAGACATTAATCAAACTGGATGAGAATGGAGATTTACAAGGTTGGCTAGCGAGCAAGTGGGAAATAAAAGATGAGCAAACATGGGTTTTTATTATCCGAGATGATGTTACGTTTCAAGATGGAAGCAAACTAGATGCAGCTGCAGTTAAATCTTCTTTTGAACGAGCTATACAAGATAGTCAATCGATGGCGAAGGCTCTTAAGATTAAGTCGATGGAAGCAAATGGACAAACATTTACTATCCGTACTACGGAGCCAAATCCAGCTCTGATATCAGAACTTGTTAGTCCATATACTTCCATAATCAGTGTGAATGCAGAGAAAAAAATGGGGAAAGAAGCATTCAATAATAGTCCTGTAGGTACAGGTCCATTTAAAGTGAAAAAATTTACTCCCAACACGGAAATTCTTCTGGAGCGATATGATGAATATTGGGGAGGAAAGCCGAAATTAGATGAGGCTGTTGTCCGATTTAATGAGGATCCAAATGTAAGATCACTGGTTCTTCAATCAGGGGAAGCAGACATTGTTTATAGCTTACCGCCAGAAAGTTTGAATGTAATAAAACAAAATCCAAATTTAGAGATTGTGTCACAGTCGGGCTTACGTGCTCATTTTATCCTTTTTAACCAGCAAAAACCTACCATGCAAGATCTTAAAATTAGAAAGGCGATCGATTATTTAGTGAATCGGAATAGTATTGTTCGAGACATTTCATTAGGGAACGCAGTTGCTGCTAATGGTCCATTTAATAGGGTATTGCCCTTCGGTAACAAGGACCTAGAAGCGAAGTTTGATATAGAAAAAGCGGAATCATTACTTATGGAAGCTGGATACCAATTAGGACCCGATGGAAAAATGAGTAAAGATGGTAAGCCGCTCGTTTTACAATTAATTACCTATAAAAGTAGAGCAGAGCTGCCATTAATATCTCAACTTCTACAATCGGATGCGGCCAAGATCGGAGTAACTATTCAGATAAAGATGGTAGAAAATCCAGATACGTATTTAAAAGATAACAAAGATTGGGATATTGCGACCTACAGTAATTCAACATCACCACGTGGAGATGGAGGATATTTTCTCAACACAGCATTACTACCAGGTGGAGCTTTAAACTTAGGAGAAGTGGATCATGCATCCCTAAATGAGATCATTAAACAACTCAATAGAACCAGTGATATAGCCGAACGGATCGAGTTGTCAAAGAAAGCGGTAACGGTGATAAACAAGGATGTATTGCATAGTTATGCAATTTATCCAAATCTTATTGTAGGGATGAATAAGCGAGTAATATCGTATAAACCAGGAAGAGAAGAATATTACATCCTTACCCATACAATGGATGTGAAATAA